One genomic window of Campylobacter fetus subsp. fetus includes the following:
- the lepB gene encoding signal peptidase I, whose protein sequence is MKKFLSKAYNFSSSWTGTIIIVLLFIFFVAQAFVIPSGSMKNTLLIGDHLFVKKFAYGVSTPHIPFLEVPVWFDSDGDGHIIEGSKPKRGDIVVFRYPGDPKIYYVKRNFANGGDEVIFAPKTMYLRPSGGDAQIEENYNKNDIVTLLGKKFVKEPYKFKGIHYENRGEKDNFAGQSADTFTIALYYLNQNKFAMTPALIQELPSVDGLPFNAFYFKVPENEFFMVGDNRENSNDSRFWGSVPYKYIVGKPWFVYFSWDKEYKVRWERIGRLASTLETDETLIHE, encoded by the coding sequence ATGAAAAAATTTCTTTCTAAAGCTTATAATTTTTCTAGCAGTTGGACCGGGACTATAATTATAGTTTTGTTGTTTATATTTTTTGTCGCTCAAGCTTTTGTTATACCAAGTGGTTCTATGAAAAATACGCTTCTTATAGGTGATCATTTATTTGTAAAAAAATTTGCTTATGGCGTCTCTACTCCGCATATTCCGTTTTTAGAAGTTCCTGTTTGGTTTGATAGTGACGGAGATGGACATATAATAGAAGGAAGTAAGCCAAAACGTGGAGATATCGTTGTTTTTAGATATCCCGGAGATCCTAAAATTTACTATGTAAAAAGAAATTTTGCAAATGGCGGCGATGAGGTGATATTTGCACCAAAAACTATGTATTTAAGACCTTCTGGCGGTGATGCTCAGATAGAAGAAAACTATAATAAAAACGATATTGTTACACTACTTGGTAAGAAATTTGTTAAAGAGCCTTATAAATTTAAAGGTATTCACTATGAAAATAGGGGTGAAAAAGATAATTTTGCCGGGCAAAGCGCAGATACATTTACCATAGCGCTTTATTATCTAAATCAAAATAAATTTGCTATGACTCCAGCACTTATTCAGGAACTTCCGTCCGTGGACGGGCTTCCTTTTAATGCATTTTACTTTAAAGTTCCAGAAAATGAGTTCTTTATGGTCGGAGATAATAGAGAAAATAGCAATGACAGCAGATTTTGGGGAAGCGTACCGTATAAATACATAGTTGGAAAACCTTGGTTTGTATATTTTAGTTGGGATAAAGAGTATAAAGTTAGATGGGAGAGAATAGGCAGACTCGCTAGCACCTTAGAGACTGATGAGACGCTGATACATGAGTAA
- the folD gene encoding bifunctional methylenetetrahydrofolate dehydrogenase/methenyltetrahydrofolate cyclohydrolase FolD — protein MQIIDGKSVSAKVKEYVKNEAISLKKSGITPTLAVILVGEDKASQTYVASKEKACLACEMGSVMHRLSKETSQSELLALIEVLNLDDSIDGILVQLPLPKHIDTNRVLEAIDPTKDVDGFHAVNVGKLSSGLDGFVPCTPLGIMELLKEYDVNLQGIDAVVIGRSNIVGKPMASLLLNAGATISIAHSKTKNLPEITRRAKLVVVAVGRPNFLNADMVSDGAIVIDVGINRLDSGKLVGDVDFDSVAPKCSLITPVPGGVGPMTIAMLLSNTLKSAKNRKRNV, from the coding sequence TTGCAGATCATAGATGGAAAAAGCGTAAGTGCAAAAGTCAAAGAATACGTAAAAAACGAAGCAATAAGCTTAAAAAAATCAGGTATAACCCCAACATTAGCAGTAATTTTAGTAGGAGAGGATAAAGCCAGCCAAACATACGTCGCAAGTAAAGAAAAAGCTTGCCTGGCTTGTGAAATGGGTTCGGTGATGCATAGGCTTAGTAAAGAAACTAGTCAAAGCGAGCTTTTAGCTCTTATAGAGGTTTTAAATTTAGACGATAGCATTGATGGTATTTTAGTTCAGCTTCCATTGCCAAAACATATAGACACAAACAGAGTGTTGGAAGCTATCGATCCGACTAAGGACGTTGACGGATTTCACGCTGTAAATGTTGGAAAACTCTCAAGCGGACTTGATGGATTCGTGCCTTGCACTCCGCTTGGCATAATGGAACTTTTAAAAGAGTATGACGTAAATTTGCAAGGTATCGATGCAGTCGTTATAGGAAGAAGCAATATAGTCGGAAAGCCTATGGCGAGCCTTCTTTTAAATGCTGGAGCAACTATAAGCATCGCTCATTCTAAAACTAAAAATCTCCCCGAAATAACCAGACGTGCTAAGCTTGTAGTAGTAGCAGTCGGAAGACCAAATTTCTTAAATGCCGATATGGTGAGCGATGGCGCTATAGTCATTGATGTAGGCATAAATCGTTTAGATAGTGGTAAGTTAGTAGGCGACGTGGATTTTGATAGTGTTGCTCCAAAATGCTCTCTCATCACGCCTGTTCCAGGCGGCGTTGGACCTATGACTATCGCTATGCTTTTAAGTAATACATTAAAATCTGCTAAAAATAGAAAGCGCAATGTATGA
- a CDS encoding c-type cytochrome: MKFLYIFLMSFSFLMAEEFITKLEYAKMLYQNPRGIGCNKCHGEKGEGSLIVKYKNLDRKNNVYVEKSLIAPRINNLDFDKFKSAVKESKGIMPSYFLTDNEILNLYEYIKTFNKENK, encoded by the coding sequence ATGAAATTTCTTTATATTTTTTTAATGTCTTTTAGTTTTTTAATGGCTGAAGAGTTCATAACAAAATTAGAATACGCTAAAATGCTATATCAAAATCCACGCGGCATCGGATGCAATAAATGTCACGGTGAAAAAGGAGAGGGAAGCCTCATAGTAAAATATAAAAATTTAGATAGGAAAAACAATGTTTACGTAGAAAAATCACTTATTGCTCCAAGGATAAATAATCTCGATTTTGATAAATTTAAATCAGCAGTCAAAGAGTCAAAAGGTATAATGCCGAGCTACTTTTTAACAGATAACGAGATACTAAATTTATACGAATATATAAAAACTTTTAATAAGGAAAACAAATGA
- the hemL gene encoding glutamate-1-semialdehyde 2,1-aminomutase, whose product MTNKNAFLEAKTYIPGGVDSPVRAFGSVGSDPVFIDHGNGEFLYDIEGNEYIDYVLSWGPLIFGHCDSDIEEAVIKTAKKGLSFGAPCLLETALAKLVLSKFPWLGKIRFVSSGTEATMSAIRLARGYSKKNGIIKFEGCYHGHSDSLLVKAGSGATTFGYSSSLGVPEDIVKNTHIAIYNDIQSVEQCFKNEDIGVIIVEPIAGNMGLVPADQVFLDALRKLCDEYGAVLIFDEVMSGFRASATGSYEFNKIQADIVTFGKVIGGGMSAAAFAAKNEIMEMISPLGGVYQAGTLSGNPVAMAAGLASLSKIYNSPNLYKDLENKSKFIVEALENSAKKAGIALQTEVRGSMWGYFFNDRPVKNYKDALNSDTKMFAKFHAQMIKRGIYLAPSQFETGFVCDKLSQKSLEKTANAIEESFKAL is encoded by the coding sequence ATGACTAATAAAAATGCTTTTTTAGAAGCTAAAACATATATACCAGGCGGTGTCGATTCTCCTGTAAGGGCTTTTGGATCGGTAGGGTCAGATCCTGTTTTTATAGATCACGGCAATGGCGAGTTTTTATACGATATTGAAGGAAATGAGTATATAGATTATGTTCTTAGCTGGGGTCCTCTTATATTTGGTCATTGCGACTCGGATATAGAGGAAGCTGTTATCAAAACTGCGAAAAAAGGACTTAGCTTTGGTGCTCCGTGTCTGCTTGAAACAGCTCTTGCAAAACTTGTTTTATCAAAATTTCCATGGTTGGGAAAAATTCGTTTTGTAAGCAGTGGAACAGAAGCTACAATGAGTGCAATAAGATTGGCTCGTGGATATAGCAAAAAAAACGGTATTATTAAATTCGAAGGCTGCTACCACGGACACAGCGATAGTTTATTAGTAAAAGCCGGTAGCGGAGCTACGACTTTTGGATATTCAAGCTCACTTGGAGTACCTGAAGATATCGTAAAAAACACGCACATTGCTATTTACAACGATATTCAAAGCGTAGAGCAATGCTTTAAAAATGAAGATATAGGAGTTATCATAGTAGAACCGATCGCAGGAAATATGGGATTAGTCCCAGCAGATCAAGTATTTCTAGATGCGCTTAGAAAACTTTGTGATGAGTACGGCGCGGTTTTGATATTTGATGAAGTTATGAGCGGATTTAGAGCAAGCGCTACTGGAAGCTATGAATTTAATAAAATACAAGCCGATATCGTAACTTTCGGTAAAGTAATCGGCGGAGGAATGAGTGCTGCGGCGTTTGCGGCAAAAAACGAGATAATGGAGATGATAAGCCCGCTTGGAGGAGTATATCAAGCAGGAACTTTAAGCGGAAATCCAGTAGCCATGGCAGCCGGACTTGCATCGCTAAGCAAAATATATAACTCTCCAAATTTATATAAAGATTTAGAAAACAAATCCAAATTTATAGTAGAAGCATTGGAAAATAGTGCTAAAAAAGCAGGTATAGCTTTGCAAACCGAAGTTAGAGGATCTATGTGGGGATACTTTTTTAATGATAGGCCTGTTAAAAACTATAAAGACGCATTAAACTCGGACACGAAAATGTTTGCTAAATTTCACGCACAAATGATAAAGCGCGGCATCTATCTAGCTCCTAGTCAGTTTGAAACAGGATTTGTATGCGATAAACTTAGCCAAAAAAGCCTAGAAAAAACAGCAAATGCGATAGAAGAAAGTTTCAAAGCGTTATGA
- a CDS encoding AtpZ/AtpI family protein, which yields MSEKSNRATNINKAIRAADGLSLGISMVVAVIMGFGIGWGLKLLSGSNWGLGIGIFIGVAAAINNVYKAYKSQIKSYEEFKNKPSPNFKDDDDEI from the coding sequence ATGAGTGAAAAATCAAATAGAGCCACAAACATAAACAAAGCAATCAGAGCAGCAGACGGGTTAAGTCTTGGTATTTCTATGGTTGTAGCTGTGATAATGGGATTTGGTATTGGATGGGGTTTGAAGCTATTAAGCGGCTCTAACTGGGGACTTGGAATAGGTATTTTTATAGGCGTAGCAGCAGCTATAAATAACGTATATAAAGCTTACAAATCGCAGATTAAAAGCTATGAGGAATTTAAAAACAAACCATCACCGAATTTTAAAGACGATGATGATGAAATTTAA
- a CDS encoding MFS transporter, with protein MSFIFIANGLVVSSAGVLLTSMNADKTMIGVITSFFFIGALTCTVVSHRLISKVGHMRAYAIFTAIFAISALLHDLSSNLIVWAFLRFMLGFCYYSIVMVIESWLNAKTANSIRSRVLAFYEIIFYSCFGLGAIIMSLNLDATKVFLIGTIFIILGSIPLNFLKVRSPQIPQTANISLPKIYGIAPLALATSIVAGLLINGFFSMSALFILAQGYSAKEAGVFIVSSMCGGFLSHMFFGVLSDKFGRKFAIILASCIALISSLLFIVIKPSINIQYIFAFFLGIGIFVLYALALARANDVIEDKSRCVEVGRALLFSYLLGSFFSPLIIGFAINTLGDFGFIYFYSLTLALLIVFAIFQKSIPKELEVAFTRHSGHSVVFDELKDDNHKQ; from the coding sequence ATGTCATTCATTTTTATTGCAAACGGTTTAGTAGTAAGTTCTGCTGGTGTGCTCCTTACTAGTATGAATGCAGATAAAACGATGATCGGAGTGATAACATCGTTTTTTTTCATAGGAGCGCTTACTTGCACGGTAGTTTCTCATAGACTTATTTCAAAAGTCGGTCATATGAGAGCTTATGCTATATTTACTGCAATTTTTGCTATTTCAGCTTTATTGCATGATTTAAGCAGCAATCTTATAGTTTGGGCTTTTTTAAGATTTATGCTCGGATTTTGTTATTATAGTATAGTAATGGTAATAGAAAGCTGGCTAAATGCAAAAACCGCAAACTCTATTAGATCACGAGTTTTAGCGTTTTATGAGATTATATTTTACAGCTGCTTTGGTCTAGGAGCTATTATTATGAGTCTAAATTTAGATGCTACAAAAGTATTTTTAATAGGAACTATATTCATTATACTAGGTTCCATTCCTCTTAATTTTTTAAAAGTAAGGTCACCGCAAATTCCCCAAACTGCAAATATTAGCCTACCTAAAATTTACGGTATAGCTCCTCTGGCCTTAGCAACTAGCATAGTAGCAGGACTTCTTATAAATGGATTTTTTTCCATGTCTGCTCTATTTATACTAGCTCAAGGATATAGTGCAAAAGAAGCCGGCGTATTTATAGTTTCATCTATGTGCGGTGGATTTTTATCACATATGTTTTTTGGAGTTTTATCGGATAAATTTGGAAGAAAATTTGCCATTATTTTAGCCTCTTGTATAGCACTTATCTCGTCACTTTTATTTATAGTTATAAAACCGTCTATAAATATTCAATATATTTTTGCATTTTTTTTAGGTATAGGAATTTTCGTATTATATGCACTAGCTCTTGCTAGAGCAAATGATGTTATAGAAGATAAAAGCAGATGCGTAGAAGTCGGAAGAGCGCTGTTATTTAGCTATCTTTTAGGATCATTTTTTTCTCCACTTATAATCGGATTTGCGATAAATACGCTTGGGGATTTTGGTTTTATATATTTTTATAGTTTAACGCTTGCTTTGCTGATAGTATTTGCAATATTTCAAAAATCAATTCCAAAAGAACTTGAAGTCGCATTTACAAGACATAGCGGTCATAGCGTAGTTTTTGATGAGTTAAAAGATGATAATCACAAACAATAA
- a CDS encoding FlhB-like flagellar biosynthesis protein — MAKIKKAVALGYNKKRDNAPKVLASGKGEMASKIIEEAQKHKIPIKEDSDLVEILSKIDINQEIPPNLYKAVAEVFSFLYRATKTKN; from the coding sequence ATGGCGAAAATTAAAAAAGCTGTGGCTTTAGGATATAATAAAAAAAGAGACAACGCTCCAAAAGTACTAGCATCTGGAAAAGGTGAGATGGCTAGCAAAATCATAGAAGAAGCTCAAAAACATAAAATACCTATAAAAGAGGATTCGGACCTTGTAGAGATACTCAGCAAAATAGATATAAACCAAGAAATTCCACCGAATTTATACAAAGCGGTAGCTGAAGTATTTAGCTTTTTATATAGAGCAACAAAGACAAAAAACTAA
- the mrdA gene encoding penicillin-binding protein 2 — MRMRIVYAILILVWTILLVRIYYLSIKSNEYYEEIAEKNAIKTELIAPVRGQVFDIKGKPLAVNRLGFSVLVKPHLRKNEKVLDEELKILTHTFTDLNVTKLKKEYLKNDSPYNQDFVEVIEFVDYDSMIPHFAKLSLRENIMIKPASKRHYPFNNLASHVIGYVGRANQKDVETDELTKLTNYTGRSGVERYYNQILQGSRGERKTKVTALNQEVEEVSYSPATSKDITLTLESELQQYVTEAFNKDSGAVVVMSLKDGAILAAGSFPEYDLNPFVTGITQKEWDAIINNLDHPFTNKLVNSLYPPGSVVKMAMGMAFFDSGKIDPTTKIMCDPYFELGGRKFRNWKNYGYVNMTIVEALKESCDTYFYRGSYKVGIDIIAPVLEKYGFGVRSGIDLPNEYIGIVPNKDWKRTKSKEPWYQGDTLNTSIGQGSFLATPVQVARDTAIFASGVDMTPHFLHSIDGEIVEWKTKDILTPQEKSYLKYIRRGMYEVANVQGGTGFRALSASKISLGAKTGTAQVVGISQSEKTRMKESEMKRYERSHAWITTYGPYEDPQFVVTVLVEHGSSGGSAGGPIVAKIYNKLLDMGYIDQKYIKKEIK; from the coding sequence ATGAGAATGCGTATTGTTTATGCTATCTTGATTTTAGTATGGACTATTTTGCTTGTTAGAATATATTATTTAAGTATAAAATCAAATGAATATTATGAAGAAATAGCTGAAAAAAACGCTATTAAAACTGAGCTTATAGCTCCTGTTAGAGGGCAAGTCTTTGATATAAAAGGAAAACCGTTAGCCGTAAATAGGCTTGGTTTTTCAGTGTTAGTAAAGCCTCACTTAAGAAAAAATGAGAAAGTTTTAGATGAAGAGCTAAAAATTTTAACTCATACTTTTACGGATTTAAATGTTACAAAATTAAAAAAAGAGTATTTAAAAAACGACTCTCCATACAATCAAGACTTTGTAGAAGTCATTGAATTTGTAGATTATGATAGTATGATTCCTCATTTTGCGAAGCTGAGTTTAAGAGAAAATATCATGATTAAACCAGCTAGTAAGCGTCATTATCCGTTTAATAATTTAGCAAGCCATGTTATAGGATATGTCGGCAGAGCAAACCAAAAAGATGTAGAAACCGATGAGCTGACTAAGCTTACAAATTATACCGGAAGAAGCGGTGTTGAGAGATATTATAATCAAATTTTACAAGGCAGCAGGGGGGAGAGAAAAACCAAAGTTACCGCGCTCAATCAAGAAGTTGAAGAGGTATCATATTCGCCAGCTACTAGTAAAGATATAACTCTTACTTTAGAATCAGAGTTGCAGCAGTATGTTACTGAAGCATTTAATAAAGACTCCGGAGCAGTGGTAGTGATGAGCCTTAAAGATGGTGCTATTTTAGCTGCAGGAAGTTTCCCGGAGTATGATTTAAATCCATTTGTAACAGGGATAACTCAAAAAGAGTGGGATGCCATTATAAATAATTTAGATCATCCGTTTACCAACAAATTAGTAAATTCTCTATATCCTCCAGGAAGCGTTGTCAAAATGGCTATGGGAATGGCGTTTTTTGATAGCGGGAAGATAGATCCTACTACAAAGATAATGTGTGATCCGTATTTTGAACTTGGCGGCAGGAAATTTCGTAACTGGAAAAATTACGGTTATGTAAATATGACTATAGTCGAAGCTTTAAAAGAGAGTTGCGATACATATTTTTATAGAGGTTCGTATAAAGTAGGCATCGATATTATCGCTCCTGTTTTGGAGAAATACGGATTTGGCGTTAGAAGTGGAATTGATCTTCCAAATGAGTATATAGGTATAGTTCCAAATAAAGATTGGAAAAGAACAAAATCAAAAGAGCCTTGGTATCAAGGAGATACGTTAAACACGTCTATTGGTCAAGGAAGCTTTTTGGCTACTCCTGTGCAAGTAGCAAGAGATACTGCTATCTTTGCTTCTGGTGTTGATATGACGCCACACTTTTTGCATAGCATAGATGGTGAGATCGTAGAGTGGAAAACTAAAGATATCTTAACCCCGCAAGAAAAATCATATCTAAAATATATTAGGCGCGGTATGTATGAGGTTGCAAATGTTCAGGGCGGAACTGGTTTTAGAGCTTTAAGTGCGTCTAAAATATCTCTTGGAGCAAAAACAGGAACGGCGCAAGTAGTAGGAATATCTCAAAGCGAGAAAACTAGAATGAAAGAGTCTGAGATGAAACGCTATGAGAGATCTCACGCGTGGATTACTACTTATGGGCCATATGAAGATCCGCAGTTTGTAGTTACTGTTTTGGTAGAGCACGGTAGTAGCGGAGGAAGTGCCGGGGGACCTATTGTAGCTAAAATTTATAATAAGTTGCTAGATATGGGTTATATAGATCAAAAATACATAAAGAAAGAGATAAAATAG
- a CDS encoding N-acetyltransferase: MITYKKAKLKNIPLMQSIVKKEIENGIILSRNDDEIATNIRSYTLAYKDDELVGYSALHIHASNLAEVRSLVIKENLRGQGIGGGLVKELLKEANDLEIEQVFTLTYQKSFFEKLGFNEISKEKLPAQKIWADCIKCKHFPVCNEIALIYYL; this comes from the coding sequence ATGATAACATATAAAAAAGCAAAATTAAAAAACATACCTCTTATGCAATCCATAGTGAAAAAAGAGATAGAAAACGGAATAATTTTATCTAGAAATGATGATGAAATAGCTACTAATATCCGTTCATATACGCTTGCTTATAAAGATGATGAGTTAGTCGGTTATAGTGCGCTTCACATTCATGCTTCAAATTTAGCTGAAGTAAGAAGCCTTGTTATAAAAGAGAATTTAAGAGGTCAAGGCATAGGAGGCGGGCTTGTAAAAGAGCTCTTAAAAGAAGCTAATGACTTAGAAATTGAGCAGGTTTTTACATTGACTTATCAAAAAAGTTTTTTTGAAAAATTAGGTTTTAATGAGATATCAAAAGAGAAGCTTCCGGCTCAAAAAATTTGGGCCGATTGTATCAAATGCAAACATTTTCCAGTATGCAACGAAATAGCGTTAATTTACTATCTTTAA
- the yihA gene encoding ribosome biogenesis GTP-binding protein YihA/YsxC, with protein MIRIVSAKFLTSSVNSLDAPDFGISEVAFLGRSNVGKSSIINALTNHQGLAKSSSIPGKTQLINFFEVIFDNDGQKIPIIFVDLPGFGYAKVSKSLYSAWQKNLDEFLKNRINIKTFVHLVDSRHANLEKDENLGVYLNEFIRNDQKILNLYTKCDKLNQSERSKVLKMDSSAILVSSTKKTGIDKASETIYNSVFGL; from the coding sequence GTGATAAGGATAGTAAGCGCTAAGTTTCTTACGTCATCTGTAAATTCTTTGGACGCTCCTGATTTTGGTATCAGCGAAGTCGCATTTTTAGGGCGTAGCAATGTTGGTAAGAGTTCTATAATAAATGCCCTTACAAATCATCAAGGTTTGGCAAAGTCCAGTTCTATTCCGGGAAAAACTCAGCTGATAAACTTTTTTGAAGTAATTTTTGATAATGATGGACAAAAAATACCTATTATATTTGTAGATTTACCGGGGTTTGGTTATGCTAAAGTAAGCAAAAGTCTTTATAGCGCATGGCAGAAAAATTTAGATGAGTTTTTAAAAAATAGAATTAATATAAAAACTTTTGTTCATTTAGTTGACTCTAGACATGCAAATTTAGAAAAAGATGAGAATTTAGGTGTTTATCTTAATGAATTTATAAGAAATGATCAAAAGATTTTAAATTTATACACAAAATGCGATAAGCTAAATCAGAGCGAAAGATCAAAAGTATTAAAGATGGATAGTTCTGCTATTTTGGTATCTAGTACAAAAAAAACCGGTATAGACAAAGCCAGTGAAACTATATATAATAGTGTTTTTGGACTGTAG
- a CDS encoding LptA/OstA family protein: MVLRKIVLILCFFTIGLNAEQVEVTADNFFADEKSLTSDLKGNVVIKKGSYDTLTSNSVKIYFDIKRQPIKYVATGNAKFKAILNKKNYNGSGNILIYEPLKKTYTLSGDAYLHEEQTDKKVYGDEIVVNQGDGTYKVSSKDKKPVKLIFQVEDK, from the coding sequence ATGGTTTTACGAAAAATAGTTTTAATTTTATGTTTTTTTACTATTGGTTTAAATGCCGAGCAAGTAGAAGTAACTGCCGATAATTTTTTTGCCGATGAGAAGTCACTAACCAGTGATCTAAAAGGCAATGTTGTTATAAAAAAAGGAAGTTATGATACTTTAACTTCTAATAGCGTAAAGATATATTTTGATATTAAAAGACAGCCTATTAAGTATGTTGCTACCGGAAATGCTAAATTTAAAGCTATTTTAAATAAAAAAAATTATAACGGCAGCGGAAATATACTTATATATGAGCCGTTAAAAAAAACTTATACATTGAGCGGAGATGCATATTTACATGAAGAGCAGACCGATAAAAAAGTATATGGCGATGAGATCGTTGTAAATCAAGGCGATGGAACATATAAAGTAAGTAGCAAAGATAAAAAGCCGGTAAAATTGATATTTCAAGTAGAGGATAAATAA
- a CDS encoding KdsC family phosphatase encodes MIEIIFLDVDGCLSDGGIYKTNTGDEFKRFDVKDGFAIEQWNKLGKISAIITGKRSLIVENRAKELGIKYCFQGVKDKLAQADQILKLEGFSWGNAAAIGDDLNDMKLLSKVAISFKPIDAHNSLQTDIELSKKGGYGAVREMIDILIERLNLKDEWMKRWL; translated from the coding sequence ATGATAGAAATTATATTTTTAGATGTTGATGGCTGTCTTAGCGATGGCGGAATTTACAAAACAAATACCGGCGATGAGTTCAAAAGGTTTGACGTAAAAGACGGTTTTGCTATAGAACAGTGGAACAAACTAGGTAAAATCTCAGCCATCATAACTGGTAAAAGATCACTTATAGTCGAAAATAGGGCAAAAGAACTTGGTATAAAATACTGTTTTCAAGGAGTAAAAGATAAACTTGCTCAAGCAGATCAAATTTTAAAGTTAGAAGGATTTAGCTGGGGGAATGCTGCTGCTATAGGAGATGATTTAAATGACATGAAATTACTTTCTAAAGTAGCCATCAGTTTTAAGCCTATAGATGCTCATAACTCTCTGCAAACAGATATAGAACTTAGCAAAAAAGGTGGTTACGGTGCTGTTAGGGAGATGATAGATATATTAATAGAGCGTTTAAATTTAAAAGATGAGTGGATGAAGCGTTGGTTATAA
- the hisB gene encoding imidazoleglycerol-phosphate dehydratase HisB encodes MVKKHRETKETDISVELEIYGSGKCEIDTGVGFFDHMLNALCKHSLMDIKLVCKGDLFIDDHHSVEDCGIVLGSAIKESIYPLSCVERYGNSIVVMDEAAVECAIDLSNRPYLVYESSLNEKIGTFDSELIREFFQALAMNAGITLHLIRLRGDNSHHIAEATFKAFAVAFRRAISKNDRMGTPSTKGVL; translated from the coding sequence ATGGTAAAAAAACATAGAGAAACTAAAGAGACTGATATTAGCGTAGAGCTTGAAATTTATGGAAGCGGCAAATGTGAGATAGATACCGGAGTAGGATTTTTTGACCATATGTTAAATGCTCTTTGCAAACATTCGTTGATGGATATAAAGCTTGTTTGTAAAGGAGATCTTTTTATAGACGATCATCATAGTGTTGAGGATTGTGGTATTGTATTAGGATCTGCTATAAAAGAGAGTATATATCCCCTTAGTTGTGTTGAGAGATATGGAAATAGTATAGTCGTTATGGATGAAGCTGCGGTTGAATGTGCAATTGATCTGTCAAATAGACCGTATCTAGTATATGAAAGTAGCTTAAATGAAAAAATAGGCACATTTGATAGTGAGCTTATAAGAGAATTCTTTCAAGCTTTGGCTATGAATGCAGGTATAACACTTCATCTAATAAGACTAAGAGGAGATAACTCTCATCATATAGCGGAGGCAACTTTTAAAGCTTTTGCCGTAGCATTTAGACGTGCTATAAGCAAAAATGATAGAATGGGAACACCTAGTACAAAAGGTGTTTTATGA
- a CDS encoding septal ring lytic transglycosylase RlpA family protein yields MVKNLPYYPGTSDFKTNKVNNSSSMQKATMRPYTINGKTYYPTVVEVGDTASGIASWYGPNFHGKKTSNGESYNMNAMTAAHKTLPMNTMVKVSNLKNGKSTVVRINDRGPFVAGRIIDLSKAAANDISMIAAGTAPVRLEVLGFYGKIETPSNKSATTHTYSGGNFMVQIGAFRKRDGANTYKTQYDKTSGYRTAVRNYILEGEPIYRVFLTGFRSEDEARDFIGTSKFKGAFIVRDN; encoded by the coding sequence GTGGTAAAAAATTTACCTTATTATCCAGGTACTAGTGACTTTAAAACAAATAAAGTAAATAATTCCTCAAGTATGCAAAAAGCCACAATGCGTCCTTATACGATAAACGGCAAAACATACTATCCTACTGTTGTTGAAGTGGGTGACACTGCAAGCGGTATAGCTAGTTGGTACGGTCCTAATTTTCATGGCAAAAAGACTAGCAACGGCGAGAGTTATAATATGAACGCTATGACAGCAGCCCATAAAACTTTACCTATGAACACTATGGTTAAGGTTTCAAATTTAAAAAACGGAAAATCTACGGTAGTTAGGATAAATGATAGAGGACCTTTTGTAGCAGGTAGAATAATAGATCTATCAAAAGCCGCAGCAAACGATATATCTATGATAGCGGCCGGCACTGCTCCTGTTAGGCTTGAGGTTTTAGGATTTTATGGCAAGATAGAAACTCCAAGCAATAAATCAGCAACTACGCATACATATTCTGGAGGAAATTTCATGGTACAAATCGGAGCGTTTAGGAAAAGAGACGGGGCTAATACCTATAAAACTCAATACGATAAAACAAGTGGTTATAGAACCGCGGTTAGAAACTATATCTTAGAGGGAGAACCTATATATAGAGTATTCCTTACTGGATTTAGAAGCGAAGATGAAGCTAGAGATTTCATAGGCACTAGTAAATTTAAAGGCGCATTTATAGTAAGGGATAATTAA